The genomic interval CAGGAAGAACAACGTATGCCGACAGTACTCGTCGTCGAGGACGACGCCAGGACACTCCGCGAAGTCACGGTCGCGCTGGAAGATCATGGATACGCCGTCGAAACGGCGCGCGACGGCGAGGCGGGATTCCGGCTGGCGACCACGCGCCAGCTGGACGCCATCGTGCTCGACCGGATGTTGCCGGGAGGCCGCGAGGGTCTCGAGGTATTGAGCGCGCTTCGTAGCGCCGGGTCGACCACGCCGGTGCTGATTCTCAGTGCGTTGTCGACGGTCGACGAGCGCGTGAGGGGATTGCGCGCGGGCGGCGACGACTATCTCGTGAAGCCCTTCGAATATATCGAGCTGACGGCCCGGCTCGACTCGCTGGTCCGGCGCGCGCAGTCCGTGGTCCAGGAGCCGATTTACCGCATCGGGCCATTGAGCATCGACCTGATCAGCCGTGTGGTGATTTACTCGGGCAAAGAGATCGAACTGTTGCCGCGCGAGTACCGCATTCTCGAGTATCTGATTCGCCGCGAAGGACAGGTGATCAGCCGCTCGATGCTGTTCGAAGCCGTGTGGAATTACACGGTGGCGGAGCGCACCAATGTCATCGACGTTCATATCAGCCG from Paraburkholderia acidisoli carries:
- a CDS encoding response regulator transcription factor encodes the protein MPTVLVVEDDARTLREVTVALEDHGYAVETARDGEAGFRLATTRQLDAIVLDRMLPGGREGLEVLSALRSAGSTTPVLILSALSTVDERVRGLRAGGDDYLVKPFEYIELTARLDSLVRRAQSVVQEPIYRIGPLSIDLISRVVIYSGKEIELLPREYRILEYLIRREGQVISRSMLFEAVWNYTVAERTNVIDVHISRLRKKLDPTGAAPIIHTVRGSGYVFRAPD